The following proteins are encoded in a genomic region of Ornithodoros turicata isolate Travis chromosome 6, ASM3712646v1, whole genome shotgun sequence:
- the LOC135398508 gene encoding uncharacterized protein LOC135398508, producing the protein MKAEDLGCSPAQLVYGCSLRLPAEFFVESSSPSTPSELLDRLHRVFDSLRPVPTRANSSCKPYVPQQNATATRVFLRIDGVKPSLVPPYTGPHHVLHRSDQTFRILINRREETVSLNTLKPAFLENADPFVSSLSNTTDFDRTPSPIDCQARASSPFSAGEGGTGAALPAAGRRS; encoded by the coding sequence ATGAAGGCCGAAGACCTTGGCTGCAGTCCAGCGCAGCTCGTCTACGGCTGCAGCCTGCGCCTCCCCGCCGAATTCTTCGTCGAGTCAAGCTCGCCCTCCACCCCTTCCGAGCTCCTCGACCGCCTCCACCGCGTCTTCGACAGCCTCCGCCCAGTACCCACCCGTGCCAACTCCTCCTGCAAGCCCTACGTCCCGCAACAAAATGCCACTGCCACCCGTGTTTTCCTCCGCATCGACGGAGTTAAGCCATCCCTTGTTCCCCCCTATACTGGCCCCCATCACGTTCTGCACCGCTCTGACCAAACTTTCCGCATACTCATCAACAGACGGGAAGAGACAGTCAGCCTGAACACGCTTAAGCCCGCCTTCCTGGAGAATGCGGACCCTTTCGTCTCGTCACTCTCGAACACTACAGACTTCGACCGTACGCCTTCGCCCATCGACTGCCAGGCCCGAGCTTCCTCGCCGTTTTCAGCGGGGGAGGGAGGCACTGGTGCGGCGCTTCCAGCCGCCGGACGAAGAAGCTGA